The segment TTTAAAAAACCACTTTCATATTTAAAATATAATAAACAAGTTATATATAATTAATAGTATAGGTCTCATAAAATAAACGCCTTTAATTTAGGCGTTATTTTGTATTTAAAAGCATACTTGTAAAAATAATCAAAAATAGTACAATTTAATAAGTAAAATCAAGGAAAAAAGGAGAATTAAAATGCAAGATAGCAAAGAACTAATAAAAGATGTAGAAAATAAAAAAGAAGAAAAAGGAAAAGAAATAAATAATTTTAAAAAATGAATTAAAACAAATTATAAAAAAATAATATTATGAACTGCTGTTATAACTGCACTTTTATTAAGTATAATGTCATATTATAAAACTTATAATTATAAATCATATTTAGGACATGACTATACAGTCTACTGGGGGGGCTGGAACAACAATATGAGAAACTAAAAATTTATATGATGAAAATAAAATAGATTTATATTTTGGTATTAAGCCAACATTTAAAGATGATATAAAATGAAATGGTCAATATCCTGATGGATATTTTGATAATTAAATTTCAATATTTATATATGAAATATTTTCATTATATTTATCAAATAAATTAATATTATTTAAGTTTATTTCTTGTTTATCAGTTTTTAAAATTAAATCATAATTACCAGCACCAAATATACCACTAATTTCAATCCGATTTAAATTATTAATCGGATTTTCAATTTGTAATTCAAATTCATTAATATTATCAATTTGTGAAATTTCTTTATAAAATTCTAGTTTTGAAAATAATTGAGATTTATTTGAACCATATAAATTTAATATATCTTTAATTTTATCTTTATTAATAATTGTTTTTGTAAAATATTTACCATATTCACCATTACTTAATGTTCAATCAGCAGGAATTAATGACGGAATATTATTGCTTTCAAGTTCATTAGTTATAGATAATCAATTAAATTGATTATCATCTAATTTAAATAATTCATTTTGGCTAATATCATTATTTTTTAATTTAATATTATTAATATCTGTAAAGTCAAAATACTCAGATTTTAACACTACTTTTACATCTTTGAATTTTCAAATTTCTTTATCACTTGGTTTTATAGGACTTGATTTTAATTTGAAATAATAAGGTAATAATATTTTATTATCATCGTTTAATCCTTTATTAATTGATAATGATGAATAAATATATTTTGATAACATAATAAATACTTGTTTAAATATTTGTATTTGTAGTAAAGTTATATAATTTGGATATTCAAACTCTCATTGTTTAAATAAGTTAGTAATTATTTCATCCGGTTTTTGTCCAGAAAATGTATCACGTAATTCTGCTATTTTATTTTTTGCTTTACCTTTATCATCATATTCTGCACCATTAAAATTTCTATTATAATTATATGTATAACTTAGCATATCTAATAAAAGTTGTTGTAAACTATCAATTGTTGGCGCATCTTGTATTTCAATTGCTATACTTTTAAATCTATTATTGGTTGCAAGATAAACATATCATCCTTCATTACTATAAGATAAAACTTTTTTATCTTCTAAATGTATTTCGTGTTTTAATGGTCAATTACCATCTCAAACAGCACCCATTTCTCAACCTAGTCAAGTATCAGTTACTCTTGCATTATTAATAACTTCTTTTCTTGTTACAGTACCACTACTAATTTTAATTAAATCTAAAACTGATTTTTCTTGTCCTATAAATTGTTTTGCTAAATTTCAAGGTAATATTTGTTCACTAAATCATTGTTGTAATATTCTAACTTTTGGTTGAGTTTCGATAGGCATTGATAATAGTGGAAATGCTATCTTATCTTTAACAAATAACTTTGGGTATACTTCCATATTGTCAACTTCACCAAGTACCTTTATATTGCCAAAAATCATGCTTCTAGGGGCTTTAATTTTTAAACCAATTACTTTGGTATCTTTATCTAATGGTTTTTGTAATTTAATAATGATTGGATAACCATCTCTTGTTTTAAAATCTTTAATTTTAATAATAGTAATACTTTTAGTGCTTCTAGTTTTTGGATTTTGATAAGGTTGTGAATAATTATTAATGATATATAAATTATCAATATTATTTTCAGTTAATGGTTCATTTATACTAACTGCATATAATTTAAATTGATTTAATAAATTTATTTCTTGAAAAATTAAATTTTTAATATCAGTCATACTATATTCAATTGTATTATCATTAATATTTGTGCTAGCTCTTTGATTTAATTGCATAGTAAAGTCTGATGTTTCAACAGCAATAGTTTTTAATACTTTATCAATATCAATAAAACCAATTTTAATAGTATTTGCTGAAAATCTTAAACTATTATTTTCATTATTTTTAAATAAACGTTCAATTTCATAAATATATATAGTTCTTTTTTTAAATTCATCGTATGCTCTATTAATATCTGGGTCACTAGTAGCTCTCATCATATTAGTAAAGTCATAGGGAATATTATCAATTAAATAATCATTTTCTACTTCTGCTTGATTAATTTTAGTTTGTTTCTGTGGAAACTTCGTTTGTGGTTTGTTGTTGTTTTCCATTGTTCTCTCCTATTAATTGGTTATTTTCGGGATTAAATAATTTTAATTTAACTGTTAAGTTATTAATTTCTTGGTCATCATTAATATTAAATGTTTTACTATTTAATAAGTCTTTATCTAAAAGTACTAATATTTGAATAAATTTAAGAATATCAATATTAAATTGTCATAATTTTTGTTCAATATAATTAATGGTTGAAATATTAACTGCTGTACTTTCGGGTACTGATTGTTGTGCTGATTTCTTTTGACTTGGTATATGAATACCACAACGTTTAAATATTTCATTAACATTTCAATCATATATATCAGTTAAATTTTTACCTTTAAAATTACTATTTGTCATATTGATATTTTCGTTTTGTTCATTATTATCTCCACCACTTTTAAATATGTAGTTTTTAGTAACCAAAGTTCTTACTGCTTCTTCTAATGCTGATTGAACATTACCATAAGTTTGACTAAATATAAATTTAGGTGAGTTTAAAATAGTATCTAAAACAATTTGTTCATAAATAACATCTAGTGCTTTAATTTTATCCATTACTTTTTCACAATCTGCTTGTTCATTTGCTTTATTTCTCATAATTGCTATTGGTATATAATTAATATTTAGTATTTGTTCTTGTACTAAATTAGGATTATTAATGTATGATTTAAAATCTAATTTATTTTGTTTTTTAGTATCATTAATACTATAAATTGCACGATTAATTGTTACTTGTTCATTGTTTAATGTATAAACTTCAAATAATCTTACAGTTTGTGCATTTTGTTCATAATTATCATAAAAAATAGTACATTGAATTAATTTACCAGTAATATCATAAACTCTTTGTTGTATGTCAACTACTTGAAAATATAAATTATCATTTGCAATATAAATTAAATAACCACTAATTCCTAATTTACTTAATTTAAAAATAGAATTTCAATTTTTTCTATAAAATTCTTGTTGAATTAAATATTGTTTAATGGTTTCATTATTAATTTCTAATGGAGCATTATATAAATTAGCATTATTTTCTGCTACAAAAGCAGTAAAATAAGTTTCATGGTTAAAATCATTAAAACCAAAATAATTTAAAATAGAAGCATGTGTACTTTTATTTTTATTAGTTAAAAATTTTAATTTTTCACTTTGATTATCATTAATATTGCTTTTATCTTTTCTAAAAAATTTACCTAACATAATATTCACCACCTTTCTTAAAATATTTGATTAATTTTTAATATGATTTTTACAATGATAAATATAATTAAACCTGCTGTTGCTGATGATAAAATTATTCCTATTAAACCTAAAATAATTTTTATAATTTTAAAAAACATAATATTATTCCTGTAATTCTTCTAATTTTTTAAAAATATAATCTCTACCCATACCCCACATTATTCTATTGTTATAAATATTAATTTCAGTTTGTTGGTTATTGTTATTATTTGCTATTCATAAACTACTTTTTACAACGCTTGTATCTAATTGATAATAAAAATTATAGTTGACAAATAATTAATTTTTATTATTTTCTTTAGTTGTATAATCACCATAACTTATATATATTCTATAATGTGTTTTATCTTTAAATATATATTTTATATAATTTTGATTATTATTAGCTAAATTGTAAAGGTAAGTGCAACTAAATTATTTTTCTATCCAAATATTCGATTGGTGAAAGATAATTTAGTATTTTTCTTGGTCTTTGGTTTAAAGACAATATAAATTTATGAACTTCATTTTTATTAGTTTTTGAAAAAATAAATTTTTTAGGAAATTTTTCTCTAATTAAACCATTAGTATTTTCATTAGTACCTCTTTGTCAAGGTGAATATGGATTGGCAAAATAAATTTTTATATCTAAATTTTTTTCAAGTTGTTGTCAATTTGAAAATTCTTTGCCACGATCAAAAGTAATAGTTTTAACAATGTTTTTAGGAAGAATTGATAAATAATAACTAACATTTTTATTAATAACTTTAGTAGTTCTGTTTTTAACTAATATTGCTAAAGTAAATCGTGATACTCTTTCAACTAAAGTTATTAAACATGATTTGCTTTTACCTCGTGATGATACTATAGTATCTCCTTCTCAATGACCAAGTGTTATACGATCATTAACATTTATATCTCGTTCTTTAATTGATTTACCATTAAACTTGCCACGATTTTCTTTAGATTTTCGTTTTTTACCTTTTCTTCTTAAATTTTTACTAGTAACTTTATCAAGCATTCCAAAATAAATTCAAGTATAAATTGTTTTAAAACTAATAACTCACTCTTTATGAAAATTTTTAATTCTGCCATAAATTTGTTCAGGTGATCAACCTAATAGTAATTTTTGTTGTACATATTTTACTAAATTCTTATTTTTAAACTTATGAAAACTAATATGTGATTGTTTTCGATTTTCAGCTTTATTTTGTGCAATTAATGAAAAATAATGATTATTATCTTTATTTCTATTAATTTCTCGAATAATAGTACTAATACTTCGATTAAGATTTTTAGCTATTTCACTAATTTTAAATTTAAATTTCAATTGATTCTCAATATAAATCCTTTCATCTATGCCAAGATGTTTATAACTCATATAAAAACTCCTTACTTTTTTCTAAACTAAATTTAGCATTATGAAATTTTTATATGAGAATTTTTTGCAATTTTATTTACTTGCACTTACAAGTATAACTCAGCATTATTTTTATCTGTTATAACTTCTCCTACTTCTTTTCAATTTGAACCACTTGGAGGAATTGGAATTGGTTGTGGCTGTTTTTTGATAATTTCATTAATAGCATCAACAATAGTTTTATGTTCAGTTTCTAAATTAGGAATTTCTTGACTTAGAGCATTTATTTTAAATGCAATCGGAAATTGTGCTTTTGTATCTTCTAATTTTTTATCTACTTCTTCTTTTTTATAATAATCAGATAAATCTACTTTACCACCAGTAGCACTAATTTTATTATTTTCATCAATCTTAATATTTTCACCAGCAATTAATTTATCTTGTTTTTTATCAATATTTAGTTTATTTTCATTAATTGCTGGAACAATTTGTTTAACAACTGTTTGTAAATTCTCATCATCAATATTTTGCTTTTTATCCAACAATTCATTAGTTTCTTGTTTTGTATAATAATCATGTCCAGAAGTTTCTTCTGCTATAAATTCAGTTGGTGTACCTTTTCCAATATATTGATATATTTTAGAAATAAATCCTGAGTAATATGTTCCAGGTGTAGCACTTGCACGAATTTTATAATTAATGCAAGTTAAATATAATCTAATATTATTAATTTCATCTGAATAAAAAGTATCTAATAGAGTATATGATTTTATTGCAGATTGTTTATCTAATTTAAATATAGATTTTCTAGTATATTTATATTTATAAATATCACTTTCATAAATATAACCTCATATTACTAATATTTCTTTATTTAAATTATCAGTTGAAAGTTCATTTGATATTTCTTTTCATAATGGACTAGTTTCAATATTAAATCAGTTATTTTTAATATCATCAATATTTTGTTTATTAATCTCAATTTTATTTTCTAATAATTTGATATTATTATCAACTTTAGTTTCTAATAATTTAATAGTATTTTCATTTGTAGTAATTCGTTTTTGTTGTTTAGCAGAAAAATCACAAGTTGGTGCATGTGTATAATCACCAATTTGTGGATTATTTTGTAATGCTTCTTGTGGTAATGTTCCAATTTCATCTGGTCAATCTAAAATCATTGTTTCAGTTTCTTTATCATAATCTGTTGCAATATAACCTTTATTAACAAATTTACTAACAGGACCTCTGTATATTTCATTTTCATTATCATCAACTAAATCATCATATAATTTAATTTGTTTTGATAATGTAAATTCTTTTTGTTGTTCAATTAATTCATCAACTTGATTTCTAGTATAAAATGCTTTTAAGTCAATTTTTTCAATATCTATTTCATCATCATTATAACTTGAAAATATTTGTTTTAATTTTGTTAATCTTGCTCATATTTTCATTCTACTAGGTGCTAAATCTCAAACATTAATCGTAGGAATACTACTTGCACTAAATTGACTACCATTATTAAATTGAATAGTAGCATCAACATTAAATTCAATTGGTGTACGATTAAATACTCAATGTTCAACCATTACATAAACCATATCTCTTAATGTTTCTTTAATTAATTCATCTTTAAAACTATCAAAAGGAAATTTAGATAAAATAAAATCAAGATAAGCATTAATATCATTTTGAGCACGAATAGCAAAAGTTTTAAATCAATCATTAACATTAGGTCATGTCTGTATATATTGCTGTGGGGTTTCTGTAATTTTTCCAGTTAATGGATATCAGTTATTATAATTTTCAAGACTGACATCAGTTCAAAGTTTATTAATCATAATTTATCATTCCTTAAAAAATGCTTTTTTATAATGCTTAGTTTTTGTTTTAGTTTTTCTATGTGATATATGGATAATTTCTTTTTGTAACTTTTTCTTACCTTTTTTTATAACTTGACTATATGCAAATTTTTCTAAATGATGTAATAGTCCAGTGCCAAATAAAGTATTAACTGAAAATTTTAAACCAACACTTTTAAATGATTTATTAATATTTTCAATAGGATTATTAATAACATTTACTACTTTATGATAAGTTCTTATTATTCTAAATATTTCTCTATATACTTTAAAACTATCTCTAATTACTTGTTGTACCACTGGTGGAGCAAATGCTATTGCTTTTAATCATTTATTACGATTAATACCATAACCAATGTATCAACCACTATATCAACGATATCAATGAAATGGATGTATTTGAGTAACAAAAGTTTTTGCTTTAAGAATACTATCAACAACTGTAATTGGTTTATATTTAGGATTGCGATGATAAATAGTAATTGCACATTTATCTAATGATAAAGGTTGAATTTTACAACCCATAAATACTTGTGAATTTAATGGAATTAATTGTGCATGTTTAATTGCTCTTTTTTCTGCACTAGTAAATAAATCAGTTGCTTTTTGTTTTAATTTATTAATCTTTTCAAATGCTTGTTTTTCTAACTTTTCAAATTTTTCTTGTAATTTATATATACTTTCTCGTATTTTTTCAAAATATTGTGTATTTTTTCAAAATTTATTTAAACCTTTTTTAAATAAAATCTAATATCCAAATATTTAAAAATTTTATTTGCATTTAAAACAATCTTATGTATTGAACTTTTTTTAAAATTAAATTTAATAGCATTAGCACGAATTTTTTGTAAATCTAAAATTAAAGTTTTTCCATATCTATTTTCTGTATGTATTGTATGAACTAAATTTAATCAATCATGTTGATTCATAGATAGTACTTTTTTTAAATCAGTATTAAATTTTTTTAAAAAGTTATTTGCTTTTTCAATATCTTTAATTTTAAATTTAGGAGTTAATTGTGGACTTAATTTTATTAATGTATTTTGTAATAATAAGTGTTCTTTTAACTTTTGTGTTTCTAGTTTTTGAAAATTATTCTTATATTGTCTTTCAGCAACATAACCTAAATCTCGTAATACTGTTTCACGATTAGGAGTAAAACTATAATTCATTAAATAACGTTTATTACCAATAATTTTATCTGTTAAAATTTCTTTTCCACTTACTTGACTAATAATTTCTTGTAAATTTTTTGCTTCTTTAACGCCAATTTGTTCTAATGTTTTAGTTTTTTGTGTTAGTTTAATAAATTTAGTAGTACGATAACCACGACTAATTTTATTAAGTCCAGCAAATGCAGTTAGTATATTAAAGAAAGTATTTCATTTTGTTACATTTCCTTTTAAATAATCATAAACTTGATTAATAGTAAAATCAGTTGTAGCATAAATACCAAAATTAATGGCACTTGCAATAAAATCACTTACACCTAATCCAAGGGCTACGCTTTCACTTAATCCACCAGTAAAAGGAGCAAGTGCTACTGCTATTACTTGTACACCAATCATTTCTAAAATTTCTCATCAAAAACTTTTATTTTCTTGTTGTTTACTTATTCTAGTATGTTTGGGTTTATTTATGTTTAAAAGTATTGCTGTATTAGTTGTACCTATTGGCATGGTATTAATTTCCTTTATTTAAGAGTTATTTTAATTTGATTTGTTGTTCCTTTATAATTTAAGTCATTAACATTTGCAGTAATAGTTATATATAAGTCACCGGCTTTTTCTTTTTGATTACTTACATTAGTTTTTCCTTGTGCATCACTAAAATATTTAATAGTTGGATTTGTTAAATTTGGATTTAATGATTTAAGTTCATTAGTACTTTTTATTTGTGTATTTAATTCACTATTATTGTTATTAACATTTGCAGTAATATCAATTGTTAAACTTGTAATTTTAGTTTTTAAATCAGTTTTTTCTGTTTTAATAACTCCACATAACATTCATCTTGATGTTGTTTCATTATTAGAAATATATGGTATTGCTTCTCCAACAACTTCACCAGCAACTTTATATGCTCTTCCTGCTTTATCATCTTTAATAAAATCTACATAAATAACTGTATTTTCTATCATGTATCTTTTCATTGCTCTTGGTGTTGCTAAAATAAAGGTCATTAATTGTTGTTCATTTTTATCATTAGTAAAAACCATATAGTCATCAAGAACGATTTCACATAATACACCTTTTACATATAAATTATTTCCATTTAAACGTAATTGTTGTGCCAACTGATTATCAGTAATTAAACCTTTATTATCTGCTAAATAAACTAAACTATCATAAAGACCATTAGTAATAAAAAATTTACTATTTGCAATATTTCTAAATTGAAATAAAGTATTTCAAGCATCTAACATTGATTTTAAATATCCTAATGGTGTTTTATCAGTAATGTCTATTTTAGTTGCATATTTTGCAATTACATTTGTATCATTATTTGCTAAATAATCTGCTAAGTCATTAGCAACTTCATATTGCATACTATCTAATAAATTTTGACCATTATTTGCTTTTAAATCTACATCTGTAATAATTTCTCCTGCAAGATATTTTTTAGTTATTTTTTTACTAATTTTATCTGTATCAACATATGGTAATTCATATCTTTTACTTTTATCATCTCAAGCAATAATTTTAACTTCTGGTTTTTTTGGTTTTTTAACAATAAACTCAATATTTACTGAGTCAACAATTTCAGTAGGGAAAAAGTTTGCCCATGGACTATTTGAAATTTTAAAAAACTCTATAAATTCTGGTGCTTCTACTAATCTCTCTGTATTGTCTAAATTTTGATTAAATGGTACTGACATTTTATTTCTTCCTTTCATTTATAAATAATTTTTCTTTTTATAATTAATTAAAAAATTTTCTTTATCATTTGGTTTATTATTAATAATTATTTGTTTATTGCCACCTGTATTAATTGTTTCTTTAAATACTGGTTGTTCTTTAATCATTTTTTTAATAGTTTCTTCAATTTTTGAATTTTCTAAATTATTAGTTTTAAATTTTAAATAATCATAAAATTCAGTTTTAACTTGATATTTTTTAAATATATTAATCATTTCTTTTTCTTTAATTTCTTGATTAAGTTTATT is part of the Spiroplasma endosymbiont of Lasioglossum villosulum genome and harbors:
- a CDS encoding IS30 family transposase; translation: MSYKHLGIDERIYIENQLKFKFKISEIAKNLNRSISTIIREINRNKDNNHYFSLIAQNKAENRKQSHISFHKFKNKNLVKYVQQKLLLGWSPEQIYGRIKNFHKEWVISFKTIYTWIYFGMLDKVTSKNLRRKGKKRKSKENRGKFNGKSIKERDINVNDRITLGHWEGDTIVSSRGKSKSCLITLVERVSRFTLAILVKNRTTKVINKNVSYYLSILPKNIVKTITFDRGKEFSNWQQLEKNLDIKIYFANPYSPWQRGTNENTNGLIREKFPKKFIFSKTNKNEVHKFILSLNQRPRKILNYLSPIEYLDRKII